In Hahella sp. HNIBRBA332, the genomic window CCGATACTGGTCGCCCACTACAGTTTTATAGGCGTCCGTCCGAGGAACCAGCCATAAAGGCAAAGGGACGCCATGCACCTTGCATCGCAGTGGGACCCAGCGCCAGCCGCCTTCGCGGATGTCCACGCCCAGACGCAATTCCACGCCACTGGTGGATTCGCTCCAGTAACCGTCAGGAAACGCGCCATGTGGGCGAAATAGCGAGTGCATCTGTGCGCCGGACTCAAAGGTGCGGCTCCACACCAACGCATCGCCGGTATGGCGGATTTCAACACAAAAACCGACCATTCCTGTCGTCTGCGGCGCGCCGGTCTTCCCTGCGATGCGACGCCCGATCCAACCCGCCAACCCCGGCCCGTATTCAACCTGCACCGGTCCTGTCAGCGTTCCGCCTTCGCGATGTAGTTTATGCAGCAATGGGTGCAGGTGCGAGAAAGCGTCGCCAAACCATTGCGTCACGACATTTTCCATTGACGTCAGGCCCTCCGACCGCTTTCGCCGGTCATTACCGCCGAACCAATAATATGCGCCAGCCTCAAAGCCTCTGGCACTCGGCCTTTGGTGGTCAGTCTTACCAAGGCTTTACTGGCGGTTTCCGGGTCGCAGCCCGCAACCTGATAGTGACAGAAATCGTTATTGAAAATGGTTCCCGCCGCGCGAATCAGATCGCGCCGCCGCTCATAGTCGTCAAAGTTGCGCAACGCCTTGTCAATCGCCTGCAGATCAGGGTGCTTGCGCATGACCGCGATGCAGGGACGCTGCACGCTTTCGCAAAACCTGGGCAGATCAATGACATTGAATCCGCCAATAGCGACGCCATCCGTCAGCACCACACCGACCTGATCATAAAACTTGCTGTTCGTCAGCATGGCGATCAGGCAGTCCGTGGCGTCATCGCCATCTTTGGTCGCCGTTCCCCAAAGCATGCCTTCAAATTCGCCATCTGCGCAGATAATTCCCGCCACGTTGACTGGCGATCCTCTCCGCCGTGAAAAAGGCGCGTCGTCAAATCCGGCGACGCGAATGCGACGATTGCCTTTCACCAATTGATCCAATGATTTCATTAAGCCATTACCAAACCGCAGTTAATCCGTCTCACCATTTTCAGTTTTACTTGCCGTTTCCTGAACGCCCTCTTCATAGAAAGCAGGGAGATAAGGATGCCAGTTCCATAGCGCCGGACATCCGCTGTTTTCTGGAAGATAGGCCCCATCGGTTTTACCATGACGCACGAATTTACCTAAAAACAGCACCTGCTCTCCCCGCTCCAGACGCCACACGGCGCCTTCCGGCGCGTCCACGCATCCGTGCGCGCCATCGCCCAATAGCCGCAGCGCCTCATCAATGGAACAGGGTTCGCCGACATGGAGGGTGTGAGCGGGGGTGAATCCTGCTCGGGTTACGCGTCGCAGAAACTCCGCGTGGGTCAAACGTTGATTGTCCGCAGTAAAAATATCGAAGGGAACAAAGGGTTCATGCATCAGCCGGTATCGGGTTCCATGCACGAGGGCCAGCCATTCGCCAACCAGCCTTTCGCCGGGCTCCAGCACATCAAGAAAACGAGCTTGATGTTCCTCCACCCATTCCGCCCACAGTCTTCGCGCGGGATTGGGGGACTCATCCGCCAGATCGCCATCGCGTCCCAACGCCAGAACCCGGTCATCCGTTCGCAAGGCCGCCACGCAGGAGCCGTCCAGCTTTTCCTGCACGATAACCACATCGTCGGGATAACGTTGTCGAGAGGTCAACATGTCCGCCTTATTGACGTCGATATGTTTATCCGCAAGGCCAGTGCGCGACCCTGGCAGATGGGGGATGGACGTATAGGCTTTGTACGGCAGCAGTTTGCGTTTCTGCTGCAGGGTGCGCAGCTTCTTGCGCGCCGCTTCCGAACCGTCTTCCTTCAGCAGTTTCACGCGATAGGTGATCACCTCAGACTGGGTCAGCAAGGTACCGTCATTCTTCAACTGCAACACGGGGTCGAGATAAGTCTGCAGCCAGTCCAACACCAGCTCCATCGGCTCAATCCGCTGATTCGGATATTCCGCCATCAGGCTGCGCCAGCTTCTACGGGATTTCTTGCTGCGGCCAAAATCGCCGTATAGCAGACGACGCAGAATCGCCAATGGATCCATGCGACTTTCAAAGGCGACATGAATAGCTTCCCGCAGCCGTATGGGGTCCAGCGAGTTGTGTTTGCAGAACAGATAGAGGTCCCACAGGGTCTTCGACATCCAGCCGCCATGCATATGCTCAAACAGCCCATGCAGCTTCCAGGCGGCGGCGATCTCAACAGCAACAGCGGGTACAGCGATCATTGCGCCTCTATTCAGCACAGAGGGAATCTCAACGATCCTTGGAGGAATCGTCAACGGATCGCCAACGGCGATATCTACCTGCAGCGCTCCTTCAACACCGTAAACCGCATACTCGCAGGTAAAGCGAATACCGGGAGAGATACTGTCCTGCCAGATTGGGTGCGCCAGCAAAGTATCCGAGTTAAAGCAGCAGGGAGAGGCGTCCGCCTGCGTCATGAGCCGCCCCATCAACATCGTGAAATAGTCCGGGGCATAGTCCCCCAGATACAATAAATCCAGGTCCTTACAGGCTCTCGGCTGCGGTCCGCTCCAATAGCGCGAGACGAAACTCCCTCGAACAACAAAACGGTCAGCCTGCGCCAGACTGCGTAAACGCGCCAGCACAGTTTCAATAGCGATAAGAGTTCGCGCTTCTTCCGTCAGGGCCATCGGCGTCTCCGTCATGAGCGCGTTCCTGTGTTGGCCCCATCCCAACCAACGTCAAGCCCGATGTTACTGTCATAGATATTGAATTCGCGGATGTCTTTCACAATCTCTACGCCATTGTCCAATAAAAAAGTGCGCAAGGCGCCCAGCACATCTCCCGCCTTGCCCAGCCCCCCGCGTATGCGTTGAGTGACGAACTGCTCCCTATGCTCCTCATCGCGCCAAAATGCATTGGAGGAAAGTCGTCCACGGTACTCACGCACCGTCTCACGCAAGGCGATGAGATCATAATCCGCCGGCAGGCGAAGCTTTAGATGGTGTTCGAAGTAACAATAATCAGGCAATTGCGTCGCCGCTTCGTCATGCTGAGGGACATTGGCGTTGCTTATCGCCGCCTCGATTTTCAGTCGCTCGATAGAAAATCCCTCACTCGCCATCCCGTCGCAAAGCTCCTGAATTTGCCCCCACACCCACTCCGGGGCCCCGCTCAAACGCTTGCACAACATGGGCTGCGTACAATGCTGACCGGAAGACAACTGAATAACGATGGCTTTCGCCTCTTTCGCGGCGCAAAAGTCGACAAAACGCTGCAGCACGACTTGATCGCGAGCGACGACGGTAATGTGGATTTCATACTTTCCAGGAAACGCCTTGAGCGCATCCAGCGGCGTGTGGAACCGATACTTCATGAGATAAAAACTGCCTAAAGAAAACCCGATGATACAAATAGCGGACGGATTGATTTCAAATGCGCATCCATCGCGCGACGAATAATTAATGAAGATATGTTTGGAGCCGACCTCAAAACAGGACGTCAAAGGATACCACAGATATCCCTTCCTCCGTTCGGCGACTCCGCCCTTTCTGAAACCCGAAGCGTTCATACAGGGCGATGGCGGGTGCGTTCGCTTCGGCGGTGGACACCCGCGCTCCTATTGGACGCCCAAACTGATCGCTATGCGTAAAAACATATTCCAGCAACCCTCTGGCGTATCCCTGCCGGAACATATCAGGGGCGACCGCCAGGCTGTCAATGCTCAGCCACTCACCCTGCTGCTCCAGCTCCATCGCCGCAACCAGCCGAGCCTCCCTTCGATACCCCAAGAACTGCGTAGAACTTGCCATGAAATCAGCAGTTGTTCTGCGCAATGGCGAAAACAGGTCAACGCCAATCAGATCCGCCTCTACCCGGTAAGCGGATTGAAACAGGTCGAACAACTCCTTGGCGATATCCGCATCCGTATGCTTCAGACATAAAAATTTCATCTGTTCAGCTTCGCCGCTCATATTTCTTCATCCGATTTTTTTGTCCGACTTTACGCCGCTTAGCTTAATTAAGCGCCCCGTATATTTTGTTCAGGTATTTCAACCGGATTGCCGGATTTTTTTATAAACCCTAGTCTTCATTCCTGTGCAAAAGAGGACGCCTATTCCTAACGATTAAATGAACGGCTGGGAGTTTGAAACCATTCCCAACCCGCGTCCGACACTTGCAACTGATCATTTTTTAGTCTTCATTTATATCTGTCTGAGAGTTGTTCTCATTTGAGAAACAGACCGCTCGGCTGCGCTTCCTAGCGCGCAGCGTTTAAACCGGCCAGCCTTTGCTAGCTGCGTTCAACTCATTAACTTTAAAGGGAATTTATATGAAAAAGAGTATCGGATCTATCTTCGTCTGCGCGCTTTCAGCACTCCCCCTCCTGGCGCATTCCGACGATAGCAGAGATATCATTTCGGACGAGCAGTTTATCTATTCTTATCAAGAGATGCTGACCTTCGATGTCGCCGCCTACCTGAAACGGAATGCTCCTCATTTACTGGATCAGACCGAAGTCATTACACACTGGGCCGGTTATAGCACCGTGAGCCCTAAAGTGTTGTTAACCCTGATAGAAATGCAGACTGGCCTGGTAAGCGGCGCACGCACCGCCTCCCTGCAACGTCCCCTTGGGGATTTGTCTGAGCGGGATGGCTTCAGCGCTCAGGTTGAAGATATCGCCATGCGTCTGGCCAGATCTTATTACCGTACGGTAAACCAGGAGCAGAACAGCCTCTCCATCAGCGGCGAGGACATCGCCACACGCGCACTCTCCCGCGCGTTGATGAACAATGCCGCAGGCGACGCCGATGAATTTGCAACCGTCTACCAGCGCTTGTTCCCACAGGAGCAAGAAAGCGCGGAACCTCCCGGCGTCAGCCGCTTCTCCGCTTACTCGAAAAAGCTGGTTCCTCCGGAAAATATGCTTCAGCTCCCCTTCCCGATCGATCAGAGCTGGTGGTTTGGCGGCGCGCATACCAATACAGGCAGCGGCAACTATCCGTTGTCTTCCCTGGATATGAACAACGGCGGCTCCTGGGGCTCGGATACGTCCACCAAGTGGGCGGTGGCCTCCGCCGCGGGTACGGCGGTGCGGCATTCTTCCTGCTTCGTGGAAGTACTGCACGACGGCGGTTGGTCAACCACGTACTACCACCTGGACAATGTCCAGTTCCAGAATCGCACCAGTGTCTCGCAAAACCAGAAACTGGCGAACTACGCCAATAACCGCTCTCAGGCGCTCTGCAATGGCGGCAGTTCAACCGGCCCCCATCAGCACTTCAGCCTGAAATATGACGGCAGCTTCTATCATCTGGATGGCGTTTATCTGTCCGGCTACAAGGTGAAAACCGGCCGGTATAGCTATGACGGCAACTGCAATTATTTCTGGATGAGCAAGAACGGCTCAAAATACTGCACTAGCAATAAACTCTATAACCCAGGTACATCTGGCCCCACCGATCCCGACACGCCGGATACGGAGCTGGAAAACGGCCAGGTTCTGAGTAATCTAAGTGCGGACAAGGAGGACAAAGACTACTACGTGCTGAAAGTCGATCCTGGCGCGAGAGACCTGGTGTTCCGCATCTCTGGCGGCAGCGGCGACATGGACATGTTCGTCAAGTATGGCGGCCGTCCCAACTTCGATTCTTACGACTGTCGCCCCTACAAAACCACCCAGGAAGAAATTTGCAGCTTCGGCTCGCCCCAGGCTGGCAATTACTATGTCATGTTGCATGCATTCTCCAGCTATTCCGGCATTACCTTTGAAGCTGGCTATAAAGCCAACTCCGACAGCAGCCAGGAACTGATGAATGGAGAAGCGGTGACGAAGCTTTCCGGCAGCAAGGATGAGATGGACTATTACTATGTCGACATTCCGGAAAGCGCCCGTAACTTAAGGATTGAAATGTCTGGCGGACAAGGGGATGCAGACATGCATGTCAGATTCAGAACACCGCCCACGTTGAACGAATATGACTGCCGACCATTCAAAACCACGCAGCAAGAGACCTGCTCATACGACACGCCGGAGACAGGGGTTTACCACGTGATGTTGCATGCCTTCGATCCTTACTCGGACGTACAGCTGGTGGCCCGTTACGATGACCGGATTCAGGGCAAAGAAGTGGCTGTCGCGCTGACGCAGGCAAGGCGGGAATAGTCTCGCGCCCGCATCATAAGCTTTTTTAACGAACGCGGGGCTCGATCCCCAATACGGCTGCGAGTCGAGCCCCGCTTAGTCATCTCAATGCGAGGTTTATTTTTTCCGCGCCAGACTGACGCCATCCGCGATGGGCACCATGGAGTAATCAATACGCTTGTCGCGCATCAGCTTCTCATTCAAAGCGCGAATCGCACAGGTATCGTCACTCCGTTCTGTCGGATCGGCGACTTTGCCATCCCACAATACGTTGTCGATGGCGATCAAACCGCCCGGACGCATTAACCGCAAGCAGGCTTCGTAGTAGTTGTCGTAGTTGGTTTTATCCGCATCGATAAAAGCGAAATCAAAAGTGCGCGCGTGGCCCTCATCCAACAGCTTGTTAAGGGTTTCCATCGCAGGAGCCAGCCGCAGGTCAATGCGGTCCGTCAGCCCCGCCAGACACCAGTAGCGTCTGGCGATACTGGTCCATTCTTCACTGACGTCGCAGCAGATGAGTTTGCCGTCTTTGGGTAAGCCTTCGGCGATACAGATGGCGCTATAACCGGTAAAGGTTCCCACTTCAATGGCTTTGCGGGCGCCCGTCAGCTTCGTCAGCAAGGTCAGGAACTGCCCCTGTTCTGGCGCAATCTGCATGCGCGCCATTTCATGTCGGTTGGTTTCGTCCCGCAATGCATGCAGCACTTTGTTCTCCCTGACGCCGGTGACTTGCAGGTACTGATAGAGGCTGTCGTTCATATTTAGAGTTTGTTTTGACATATTGTGTGATCTCTTTCAAATCGCCGCCGCGCCGATCACCCCAAAGGGGCTGCCAATTAGCGGGAGACTTACCTATCCTTGAGTTTACCAAGGTCTGTTGGCGCCTCGTCATTCACAGCGAAAGCGAAGCCTCAACGGAGCCCGGCGCAAACAAAATAACAAAGATATTTCGCAGGGGGTAGCTCATGAGCGAAGCGGCGCGTCACCATGTCATCATCATCGGGTCCGGTTTTGCGGGACTCTGTATGGGAATACGGCTAAGGCAGGCCGGCATTGAAGACTTTGTGATTCTGGAACAGGCCAACGACATTGGCGGAACCTGGCGCGACAACACTTACCCTGGCGCCGGCTGCGACGTTCCCTCACACCTGTATTCATTTTCCTTCGCACCCAATCCGGACTGGAGCCGCATGTTCGCTTCGCAACCGGAAATCTGGGCCTATATGCAACAGTGCGCCGACAGATTTGGCCTGCGTCCCTTTATTCGCCTCAATCAACAAGTCACTCGCGCGGAGTTCGATGAAACCGAAGATCAATGGCGCGTACAAGTAAACGGCGAAGACTGGTTGCAAGCGCGCTTTCTGGTCTCGGGCGTCGGCGCGCTCAGCCGCCCGGCGCAACCGGATATACAGGGTTTATCATCCTACACTGGCAAGATCTTTCATTCCGCCCGCTGGGACCACAGCTACGATTTGACCGCCCAAAAAGTCGCCGTCATCGGCACAGGCGCCAGCACCATTCAACTGTTGCCAAATATTGCGCCGCAGGCCGCCCACACCACTGTCTTCCAGCGCACCCCTCCCTGGATACTGCCCAAACCGGACCGCATGATCAGTCCAATGGAAAGGTCATTGTATCGCCGCTATCCGTTCTTACTGTGGCTCAGTCGTCAGGTGATTTACTGGGTATTGGAGTGGCGCGTCATGGGGTTTGTGCTGCATCCCGGCATCATGAAACTGGTGGAGAAAAAGGCCCTCGCGCACCTGTCGCGTCAAACGCCAGACCCAGTGTTGCGAGCCAAATTAACGCCGCAATACACCCTGGGTTGCAAGCGGGTTCTGATCTCCAATGACTATTATCAGACGCTGGGGCGTCAGGACGTCACTCTGGAGACCACGCCTATCGACGCCATCACTGCAACCGGCGTCAGAACCCAGGACGGAACAGAGTATGATTTCGACGCCATTATCCTCGCCACCGGTTTCCAGGCTGCGGAAGCCGTCATTCCTTTCGACCTCATCGGGCTTGGAGGCGTCAGCCTCAATCAGGCCTGGGAAGACGGTGCGGAGGCGATGCTGGGCGTCACCATCAGCGGCTTCCCCAACTTCTTTATGGTAGTCGGCCCCAATTCCGGCCTCGGTCACAGCTCCATGATATTTATGATCGAGTCACAGGTTAACTACATTCTCGACGCCATGGACAAAGCCCGCGAGCTGGGAGTCAAGCAGATTCACCTGCGCTCCCGGGCGCAAAGACTGTTCAACGAGTCGTTGCAACAGCGCTTGCAACGTTCGGTATGGAAGTCCGGCTGCCAGAGCTGGTATCAAACCAAAAGTGGTAAAATCACCACGCTCTGGCCCGGTTTTACTGTGGAGTACCGTCGCCGCACTCGCAAAGTAAACGAAGCGGACTACGAGTGGCTATAGCGTCGCCTATTCAGCGACCCTCACCACCGCTTTGCCCACCAGCCTGCGCTCCGCCATATCGGATATGGCCTGCGCCGCCTGCTCAAATGGATAGACTTCGCTGACCCGCGGTTGCAAACGGCCCTCCTGCATCCACTGGAACAGGCGTTGGAAGTTCTGCAGATTGTCCTGCGGCTGGCGTTGCGTGAAGGCGCCCCAAAAGACGCCCACTACTTCGCACCCTTTCAGCAAAGTCAGGTTGGCCGGCAGTTTGGGAATATCTCCGCTGGCGAAGCCGACAACCAGATGTCGCCCCCCCCAGGCCATAGAGCGAAGCGCCTTATCCGTCAGAGCGCCGCCGACCGGGTCATAGACCACATCCACGCCGCGCCCTTCCGTCATCGTCTTAATGGCTTCCTTCAAATCCGTCTCAGCATAATTGATAGTCTCATCCGCGCCCGCTTCCTCAGCCGCCGCCAGTTTCTCCATTGAACTTGCCGCAGCAATCACCTTGGCGCCCATCGCCTTACCGATTTCCACCGCAGCCAGCCCGACGCCGCCGCCCGCGCCCAGCACCAACAGCGTTTCACCGGCCAGTAGTCGGCCGCGCTGAGTCAAAGCATGCATAGAGGTGCCGTAGGTCATGACAAACCCGGCTGCGACAATATCGTCTACGTCCGCAGGGACTGGGATCAGGTTGGACTCGGGAACCGCTACTTTTTCTGCAAAACCGCCCCAGCCCGTCAGCCCCATGACGCGGTCGCCAGGTTTTAGCCGCTTCACCTGATCTCCGACTGCGCTCACCAGGCCGACCACTTCTCCGCCAGGGCTGAAGGGCATAGGAGGTTGAAACTGGTATTTGCCCTGAATGATCAGGGTATCGGGAAAATTAAGACCGGCGGCTTTGACGTCCACCAGAACGTTGGCCCCACTTACTTCAGGCTCGACAGTGTCTTCAATGACCAGCTTGTCCGCCGGTCCATGCTCTTTGCACAGCAGCGCGCGCATGATGATCCCCTTTATCTGATGAATAGACTCAACAACCGGGGTTTGATTCGCTCATTTTATGGTTTCGTCGCCGAATGATTCGACGCGGCTCTTGCGGCCTTGGGGAGTATGAATCAGGGAAGGAGGTAACTCAACCGCATTGACCTGGGCGCGGTTGAGTTCCAGGAAAGTGTTCGCGCATCTTTTCGCAGTGATAATCAGATCATTTGGTTATCAATCATGAAACACAGATTCTGTGCGCAGACAATCGCGGCGAAGGTCAGTAACGCCATGCCATAACGCATGGTTTTCGATTGTGTTGGCGAGTTAGAGGCGTTTTGAAGTTTCTCGCTCATAGCGTATCTCCTCTTGGGTACAGCAGTGATGTTCCGGTTAAGCGACTGCGGGACACTCAGACTGTTTCTGTCAGTTTAGTAACCGTTTTGTTGCAGTCGTTTTACATTTCACTCAAAAAATAAGCGGTTTATCTGCTAAAAAACCGTCAAAGCGTCGATCAAAAAATGACGAATTGTGGCAATACGCGCCGCTTCTCTTGAGCAG contains:
- a CDS encoding DUF4166 domain-containing protein — translated: MENVVTQWFGDAFSHLHPLLHKLHREGGTLTGPVQVEYGPGLAGWIGRRIAGKTGAPQTTGMVGFCVEIRHTGDALVWSRTFESGAQMHSLFRPHGAFPDGYWSESTSGVELRLGVDIREGGWRWVPLRCKVHGVPLPLWLVPRTDAYKTVVGDQYRFAVTLSLPVLGKLMSYSGDLRLGEYRRPA
- a CDS encoding DUF99 family protein, which codes for MKSLDQLVKGNRRIRVAGFDDAPFSRRRGSPVNVAGIICADGEFEGMLWGTATKDGDDATDCLIAMLTNSKFYDQVGVVLTDGVAIGGFNVIDLPRFCESVQRPCIAVMRKHPDLQAIDKALRNFDDYERRRDLIRAAGTIFNNDFCHYQVAGCDPETASKALVRLTTKGRVPEALRLAHIIGSAVMTGESGRRA
- a CDS encoding nucleotidyl transferase AbiEii/AbiGii toxin family protein — protein: MTETPMALTEEARTLIAIETVLARLRSLAQADRFVVRGSFVSRYWSGPQPRACKDLDLLYLGDYAPDYFTMLMGRLMTQADASPCCFNSDTLLAHPIWQDSISPGIRFTCEYAVYGVEGALQVDIAVGDPLTIPPRIVEIPSVLNRGAMIAVPAVAVEIAAAWKLHGLFEHMHGGWMSKTLWDLYLFCKHNSLDPIRLREAIHVAFESRMDPLAILRRLLYGDFGRSKKSRRSWRSLMAEYPNQRIEPMELVLDWLQTYLDPVLQLKNDGTLLTQSEVITYRVKLLKEDGSEAARKKLRTLQQKRKLLPYKAYTSIPHLPGSRTGLADKHIDVNKADMLTSRQRYPDDVVIVQEKLDGSCVAALRTDDRVLALGRDGDLADESPNPARRLWAEWVEEHQARFLDVLEPGERLVGEWLALVHGTRYRLMHEPFVPFDIFTADNQRLTHAEFLRRVTRAGFTPAHTLHVGEPCSIDEALRLLGDGAHGCVDAPEGAVWRLERGEQVLFLGKFVRHGKTDGAYLPENSGCPALWNWHPYLPAFYEEGVQETASKTENGETD
- a CDS encoding N-acetyltransferase, encoding MSGEAEQMKFLCLKHTDADIAKELFDLFQSAYRVEADLIGVDLFSPLRRTTADFMASSTQFLGYRREARLVAAMELEQQGEWLSIDSLAVAPDMFRQGYARGLLEYVFTHSDQFGRPIGARVSTAEANAPAIALYERFGFQKGRSRRTEEGISVVSFDVLF
- a CDS encoding pre-peptidase C-terminal domain-containing protein → MKKSIGSIFVCALSALPLLAHSDDSRDIISDEQFIYSYQEMLTFDVAAYLKRNAPHLLDQTEVITHWAGYSTVSPKVLLTLIEMQTGLVSGARTASLQRPLGDLSERDGFSAQVEDIAMRLARSYYRTVNQEQNSLSISGEDIATRALSRALMNNAAGDADEFATVYQRLFPQEQESAEPPGVSRFSAYSKKLVPPENMLQLPFPIDQSWWFGGAHTNTGSGNYPLSSLDMNNGGSWGSDTSTKWAVASAAGTAVRHSSCFVEVLHDGGWSTTYYHLDNVQFQNRTSVSQNQKLANYANNRSQALCNGGSSTGPHQHFSLKYDGSFYHLDGVYLSGYKVKTGRYSYDGNCNYFWMSKNGSKYCTSNKLYNPGTSGPTDPDTPDTELENGQVLSNLSADKEDKDYYVLKVDPGARDLVFRISGGSGDMDMFVKYGGRPNFDSYDCRPYKTTQEEICSFGSPQAGNYYVMLHAFSSYSGITFEAGYKANSDSSQELMNGEAVTKLSGSKDEMDYYYVDIPESARNLRIEMSGGQGDADMHVRFRTPPTLNEYDCRPFKTTQQETCSYDTPETGVYHVMLHAFDPYSDVQLVARYDDRIQGKEVAVALTQARRE
- a CDS encoding O-methyltransferase; the protein is MSKQTLNMNDSLYQYLQVTGVRENKVLHALRDETNRHEMARMQIAPEQGQFLTLLTKLTGARKAIEVGTFTGYSAICIAEGLPKDGKLICCDVSEEWTSIARRYWCLAGLTDRIDLRLAPAMETLNKLLDEGHARTFDFAFIDADKTNYDNYYEACLRLMRPGGLIAIDNVLWDGKVADPTERSDDTCAIRALNEKLMRDKRIDYSMVPIADGVSLARKK
- a CDS encoding NAD(P)/FAD-dependent oxidoreductase, which codes for MSEAARHHVIIIGSGFAGLCMGIRLRQAGIEDFVILEQANDIGGTWRDNTYPGAGCDVPSHLYSFSFAPNPDWSRMFASQPEIWAYMQQCADRFGLRPFIRLNQQVTRAEFDETEDQWRVQVNGEDWLQARFLVSGVGALSRPAQPDIQGLSSYTGKIFHSARWDHSYDLTAQKVAVIGTGASTIQLLPNIAPQAAHTTVFQRTPPWILPKPDRMISPMERSLYRRYPFLLWLSRQVIYWVLEWRVMGFVLHPGIMKLVEKKALAHLSRQTPDPVLRAKLTPQYTLGCKRVLISNDYYQTLGRQDVTLETTPIDAITATGVRTQDGTEYDFDAIILATGFQAAEAVIPFDLIGLGGVSLNQAWEDGAEAMLGVTISGFPNFFMVVGPNSGLGHSSMIFMIESQVNYILDAMDKARELGVKQIHLRSRAQRLFNESLQQRLQRSVWKSGCQSWYQTKSGKITTLWPGFTVEYRRRTRKVNEADYEWL
- a CDS encoding NADPH:quinone oxidoreductase family protein, with protein sequence MRALLCKEHGPADKLVIEDTVEPEVSGANVLVDVKAAGLNFPDTLIIQGKYQFQPPMPFSPGGEVVGLVSAVGDQVKRLKPGDRVMGLTGWGGFAEKVAVPESNLIPVPADVDDIVAAGFVMTYGTSMHALTQRGRLLAGETLLVLGAGGGVGLAAVEIGKAMGAKVIAAASSMEKLAAAEEAGADETINYAETDLKEAIKTMTEGRGVDVVYDPVGGALTDKALRSMAWGGRHLVVGFASGDIPKLPANLTLLKGCEVVGVFWGAFTQRQPQDNLQNFQRLFQWMQEGRLQPRVSEVYPFEQAAQAISDMAERRLVGKAVVRVAE